The Grus americana isolate bGruAme1 chromosome 38, bGruAme1.mat, whole genome shotgun sequence genome includes a region encoding these proteins:
- the L1CAM gene encoding neural cell adhesion molecule L1 isoform X3 — MSAPRQPQPRAGSGESRPPLPPAPAMALPRGLGLLLLLALGGPGAAITIPPEYGLHELLQPPELTEQPPEQLVVFPSDDVVLKCSASGNPPVQYRWTREDQPFVPEEHPGVTAVPGGGTLIINTSLAGRLQGRYRCFATNALGTALSLEAHVIAENTPQWPKEKVVPVEVEEGDPVVLPCDPPKSAVPPKIYWLNSRIVHIAQDARVSMGQDGFLYFANALVGDSHPDYICHAHYLGPRTIIQKEPLDLRVAPSNSVQSRRPRLVVPQDPQPPHVALRGGTLVLECIAEGLPTPAVRWQRLNGPLPRGRVSLENFNKTLRLRAVEEADDGEYECVAENSQGRARHSHLVTVEAAPYWVRRPQSGVFGPGETARLDCVVEGKPRPRVAWRLNGVPIEEAPGAGRWAVREGALVLPRLEPNDTVVAQCEAHNRHGHLLANAFVYVVELPVKILTPDETPYAVVENRTVFLHCQAFGAPAPTVEWLTPGLEPALQDDRAFVFTNGTLRLGPVARGDGGPFTCQAHNAHSNTSVVAHLNVKAATRIEVPPQSTTAKKGETVTFRCVAAFDPGLAPHGLEWRRDGQLLHETADSDKYSLSGDTLTVAGVDYADQGTFSCRAWTLLDAVEAEAQLRVVGRPGPVRELQVLEVGERQVRLTWTPGDEHNSPVEKFVVEEEEGIFAPGRFVERLTVPGGQPWAPLTLSPYGRYRFRVLAANAYGRGEPSAPSAPIATPPAAPERYPGGVKGEGNETNNLIITWQPLAPGEWNAAEVRYRVQWRALEPALGRWHEETVGGPPVVVGGTPTFSPYEIRVQAVNDAGKGPEPPVVVGYSGEDLPLVYPENVGVEILNSTSVRVRWSLAGPPQDLRGHLRGFRVLYWREGWVGERARRQAPPGPPGGHPGVLTVPGEASGVLLGGLHPWSRYRLQVVVFNGRGDGPPSDEIRFDTPEGVPGPPEELRVERVGETTLALEWKRPRHPNGVLTGFLLQYRQVNQTEGGLPYEISFPPGTLNTTLGRLAPRGRYRFALRALTRLGPGPALLRQGSLLPEPVLPVLGNVMVGEVGEDFTVLHWTLAHPQANIEFEVQYMSKTTEEPWRTSGRANSSLGLYRLGDLRPGTSYRVQFVGRNHSGERVAFWESEVQTNGTLVPSPAGGFATEGWFIGFVSAVVLLLLILLILCFIKRSKGGKYSVKDKEDTQVDSEARPMKDETFGEYSLPRPCQRRGREGVGQFGAIAGSPRGGAGQRRQPGGVRGQRRRPVQRGRLLHRAVQRRPR, encoded by the exons ATGTCAGCCCCGCGGCAGCCGCAGCCCCGAGCTGGGAGCGGCGAGAGCAG gcccccgctgccgccggccccggccATGGCTCTGCCCCGGGGGCTCggcctcctcctgctgctggcgCTGGGGGGGCCCGGCGCTGCCATCACCATCCCCCCGGAGT ACGGTCTGCACGAGC TCCTGCAGCCCCCCGAGCTGACGGAGCAGCCCCCGGAGCAGCTCGTCGTCTTCCCCAGCGACGACGTCGTCCTCAAATGCTCCGCCAGCGGCAACCCCCCCGTCCA GTACCGCTGGACGCGGGAGGACCAGCCCTTCGTCCCCGAGGAGCACCCAGGGGTGACGGCGGTCCCAGGAGGGGGGACCCTCATCATCAACACCAGCCTGGCCGGGCGCCTGCAGGGCCGGTACCGCTGCTTCGCCACCAACGCCCTGGGCACCGCGCTCTCCCTCGAAGCCCACGTCATCGCCGAGA ACACGCCGCAGTGGCCCAAGGAGAAGGTGGTGCcggtggaggtggaggagggggACCCCGTGGTGCTGCCCTGCGACCCCCCCAAGAGCGCCGTGCCCCCCAAGATCTACTGGCTCAATAGCC gcatcGTGCACATCGCGCAGGACGCCCGGGTGAGCATGGGGCAGGACGGGTTCCTCTATTTCGCCAACGCGCTGGTGGGCGACAGCCACCCCGACTACATCTGCCACGCGCACTACCTGGGGCCGCGCACCATCATCCAGAAGGAGCCCCTCGACCTCCGCGTCGCCCCCA gtAACTCGGTGCAGTCCCGCCGTCCCCGGCTCGTGGTGCCCCAGGACCCGCAGCCCCCCCACGTCGCCCTGCGAGGGGGCACCCTGGTCCTCGAGTGCATCGCCGAGGGGCT ccccacgccggCGGTGCGGTGGCAGCGGCTGAACGGGCCCCTGCCGCGGGGCCGCGTCTCGCTGGAGAACTTCAACAAGACGCTGCGGCTGCGGGCGGTGGAGGAGGCCGACGACGGCGAGTACGAGTGCGTGGCCGAGAACAGCCAGGGCCGGGCGCGTCACAGCCACCTCGTCACCGTGGAGG CGGCCCCGTACTGGGTGCGCCGCCCCCAGAGCGGGGTCTTCGGCCCCGGGGAGACGGCGCGGCTGGACTGCGTGGTGGAGGGCAAGCCCCGGCCCCGCGTCGCCTGGCGCCTCAACGGGGTCCCCATCGAGG AGGCGCCGGGTGCCGGCCGGTGGGCGGTGCGGGAGGGGGCCCTGGTGCTGCCCCGCCTGGAGCCCAACGACACGGTGGTGGCGCAGTGCGAGGCGCACAACCGCCACGGGCACCTGCTGGCCAACGCCTTCGTCTACGTCGTGG AGCTGCCGGTGAAGATCCTGACGCCAGACGAGACGCCGTACGCGGTGGTGGAGAACCGGACGGTGTTCCTGCACTGCCAGGCCTTCGGGGCCCCCGCGCCCACCGTCGAgtg GCTGACGCCGGGGCTGGAGCCGGCCTTGCAGGACGACCGCGCCTTCGTCTTCACCAACGGGACCCTGCGGCTGGGCCCGGTGGCGCGGGGGGACGGCGGCCCCTTCACCTGCCAGGCCCACAACGCCCACAGCAACACCAGCGTCGTCGCCCACCTCAACGTCAAAG CGGCGACCCGGATCGAGGTGCCCCCCCAGAGCACGACGGCGAAGAAGGGGGAGACGGTCACCTTCCGCTGCGTGGCCGCCTTCGACCCCGGGCTAGCCCCCCACGGCCTCGAGTGGCGCCGGGACGGCCAGCTGCTGCACGAGACGGCCGACAGCGACAA gtACTCGCTGAGCGGGGACACGCTGACGGTGGCCGGGGTGGACTACGCCGACCAGGGGACCTTCTCCTGCCGCGCCTGGACCCTGCTGGACGCCGTCGAGGCCGAGGCGCAGCTCCGTGTCGTGG gccgGCCGGGCCCCGTGcgggagctgcaggtgctggagGTGGGCGAGCGCCAGGTCCGGCTCACCTGGACCCCGGGGGATGAGCACAACAGCCCCGTGGAGA agttcgtggtggaggaggaggagggcatcTTCGCGCCCGGGCGGTTCGTGGAGCGGCTGACGGTGCCGGGGGGGCAGCCCTGGGCCCCCCTCACCCTCTCGCCCTACGGCCGCTACCGCTTCCGGGTGCTGGCAGCCAACGCCTacgggcggggggagcccagcGCCCCCAGCGCCCCCATCGCCACCCCCCCCGCGG cccccgagCGCTACCCTGGGGGGGTCAAGGGCGAAGGCAACGAGACCAACAACCTGATCATCACCTGGCAG CCGCTGGCGCCGGGGGAGTGGAACGCGGCCGAGGTGCGGTACCGGGTGCAGTGGCGGGCGCTGGAGCCGGCGCTGGGCCGCTGGCACGAGGAGACGGTGGGGGGCCCCCCCGTCGTGGTGGGGGGCACCCCCACCTTCAGCCCCTACGAGATCCGGGTGCAGGCGGTTAACGACGCCGGGAAGGGCCCCGAGCCCCCCGTCGTCGTCGGCTACTCGGGAGAGGACC tGCCACTGGTGTACCCCGAAAACGTGGGGGTGGAGATCCTGAACAGCACCAGCGTGCGGGTGCGCTGGAGCCTGGCGGGGCCCCCCCAAGACCTGCGCGGGCACCTCCGGGGATTTCgg GTGCTGTACTGGCGCGAGGGCTGGGTGGGGGAGCGGGCGCGTCGGcaggccccccccggcccccccggagggcaccccggggtgctgaCCGTGCCCGGCGAGGCCAgcggggtgctgctgggggggctgcaccccTGGAGCCGCTACCGCCTCCAGGTCGTCGTCTTTAACGGGCGGGGGGACGGCCCCCCCAGCGATGAGATCCGCTTCGACACCCCCGAGGGAG tgccGGGCCCCCCCGAGGAGCTGCGCGTGGAGCGCGTGGGCGAGACCACCCTGGCGCTGGAGTGGAAGCGCCCGCGGCACCCAAATGGCGTCCTCACCGGGTTCCTGCTCCAGTACCGCCAGG tgaACCAGACAGAGGGGGGGCTGCCCTACGAAATCTCCTTCCCCCCCGGGACCCTCAACACCACCCTGGGGCGCCTGGCCCCCCGCGGCCGCTACCGCTTCGCCCTGCGCGCCCTCACCCGCCTggggcccggccccgcgctgcTGCGCCAGGGCAGCCTGCTCCCCGAGCCCG TGCTGCCGGTCCTGGGGAACGTGATGGTGGGCGAGGTGGGGGAGGACTTCACCGTCCTGCACTGGACCCTCGCCCACCCCCAGGCCAACATCGAGTTCGAGGTCCAGTACATGAGCAAAACCA cggAGGAGCCCTGGCGCACCTCGGGACGCGCCAACTCCTCGCTGGGGCTGTACCGCCTGGGGGACCTGCGCCCCGGCACCTCCTACCGCGTCCAGTTCGTGGGGCGCAACCACTCGGGCGAGCGCGTGGCCTTCTGGGAGAGCGAGGTGCAGACCAACGGCACGC TGGTGCCGAGTCCCGCGGGCGGCTTCGCCACCGAGGGCTGGTTCATCGGCTTCGTCAGCGCcgtggtgctgctgctcctcatcctcctcatcctctgCTTCATCAAGCGCAGCAAGGGGGGCAAGTATTCGG TGAAGGACAAGGAGGACACGCAGGTGGATTCGGAGGCCCGGCCCATGAAGGATGAGACCTTCGGGGAGTACAg CCTCCCTCGGCCGTGTCAGCGACGTGGAAGAGAAGGCGTCGGGCAGTTCGGGGCGATCGCTGGGAGCCCCCGGGGCGGCGCTGGGCAGCGACGACAGCCTGGCGGGGTACGGGGGCAGCGCCGACGTCCAGTTCAACGAGGACGGCTCCTTCATCGGGCAGTACAGCGGCGCCCGCGGTAA